One Triticum dicoccoides isolate Atlit2015 ecotype Zavitan chromosome 3B, WEW_v2.0, whole genome shotgun sequence genomic window, CCCTCCCCTCCGTTTCAATCCCCATTTGACATGTCATCGCCTAACTAAACCAACCCCGTAATTGCATGTACGCGTAGCATTACTCCTTAGAGGCCGATCAACAGCATTACTATTCCTCCATGTGTGGTTTCTATTAATAGAAATGGTAGACGAACTCTCTTGTATAAAAAAAAATCTGGCCCTGTAAACTTTTTGGTGGAACCTAGTGAAATCATTGGGGATTTCAACCGGTCCCGTATAATTCCGTTTAAACCCACTAACAATCTAACAGTTTtaaaatttatttattttgaagGAAAATGAATTATGAAGCTAGCTAAAACTCTACACAGGACCTGCGGATGCCGTTTATTTGCCATTTACATCCATAGTCAGCAGCTAGGCACGGCGGTCCATCCATGTGCGTGTGAACCCTAGCGACTTTGGAATATCAGAGCTGTTGCGAACGTGTTCCACGCTGCGCGGGCGTGTATACATACACGCGACGCCGCGACCTAACGCTCAAACCTCATCGACCCACCATCCGTCCATCACCTACCCAAACAGTGGAGTAGTAGCTGCTCCAGCTCTAGTACGTACGTACTCAAGCTCACACACCGACGTACGCCCATCCATCAGCTAGCAGTTAACCAGCAATGTCCACCATGTCATGCTCCTCTAACCTCTCGCTCAACGCCCGCGCCCTCCCCGGCAGCGCTGCCGCCAGCCGGAGTGTGCCCCTGGCCGGCCGTCTGACCCTCCCGCAGGGACCTTCCGCCGGCACCCGCGGAGCGCACGGCTGTCGGCCGCGCCGCCTGTCTCATGTCACGTCGGCGGTGTCGACCGACCAAGTGGAGCCCGTGAAGCAGGAGAAGGCAGAATCCTTCGTGGGAGACATGGAGCGCGGCACCCTGGCGGAGGAGTCCGGCCGCTCCGACGGCGAGCTGACGTCGCGGTGGCGGGAGATGCACGGCTGCAACGACTGGGACGGCCTGTTGGACCCCATCGACAGGACGCTCCGCGGGGAGCTCATCCGGTACGGCGAGTTCTCTCAGGCCTGCTACGACTCCTTCGACTACGACCGCTACTCCCGCTACGCCGGCACCTGCAAGTACGCCCAGGAGTCCTTCTTCAAGGACgtcggcctcgccggcgttggcTACGAGGTCGCCCGCTACCTCTACGCCACCTCCCACGCCCGCTTCCCCAGCTTCGGCGTCAAGAAGCACAACCCCAGCGACGACCGGATGTGGAGCGAGACCGGCACCTTCATCGGCTTCATCGCCGTGTCCACTGACGAGGAGACGGCCCGCATCGGCCGCCGGGACATCGCCGTCGCCTGGCGGGGCACCGTCACAAAGCTCGAGTGGATCGCCGACGTAACCGCGTTCCTCAAACCTGTCGGCCAGTTCGGGCTGCCGTGCCCTGATCCGAGCGTCAAGGTTGAGGAAGGGTTCGCCGAGCTCTACACTAGCAAGAACCCGGACTGCAAGTACTGCAAGTACTCGGCGCGGGAGCAGGTGCTCGCCGAGGTGCGGAAGCTGGTGGAGCGGTACACCGCGCAGGGCGAGGAGGTGAGCGTGACGGTCACCGGCCACAGCCTCGGCGCCGCGCTGGCCGTGCTCTGCGCCTACGACATCGCCGAGACACGGGTCAACGTGTCCACCACCGGCGCCAAGGCGCCCGTCTGCGTCTTCTCCTACTCCGGCCCGCGCGTCGGGAACCCCATGTTCAGGGAGCGCTTCGAGGGGGAGCTGGGCGTGAAGGCGCTGCGCATCCTCAACGTGCACGACTCGGTGCCCAAGGTGCCCGGCATCTTCACCGAGGCCGTCCTCCCCATGCCGTTGCTGCGCGTGGCCGGCGCGCTCGGCCTGCCCAGCGTCTACTCCCACATCGGCGTGGAGCTGGCGCTCGACCACAAGCTGTCGCCGTTCCTCAAGGACGTCTTCGACCTCGCGTGCTACCACAACCTCGAGGCGCACCTCCACCTTCTCGACGGCTACCAGGGCCGCGGCAAGGAGTTCAAGCTCGGGGGCAGGGATCCTGCGCTCGTCAACAAGGCCGCCGACTTCCTCATGGATGAGCACATGGTGCCCGACGGGTGGCGCCAGGAGTTGAACAAGGGCATGGTCAGGACCGAGGATGGGCGGTGGATGCTGCCGCATCGCCCGAGGAATGTTGAGGAACACCCCGAAGACACCGATCTCCACCTCGCTGAGCtcggcctcgccgccgccgtcaccgccaAGGCCACCGCTGCCGCTACCGCCAACGTCTGATCGTTCCATCATGGGCCGGACATGCACGTGTCCATTCATCGTCACTATATTGCATTGCAAGTATATATATAGTTGCCATGACTACACTAGTTAGTTACGAGCGATCGAGTTACCCTATCTTAGAGAATGGAGTAGCCTTAATGGAAATTATATATATGGATCACCAAATAATTGATCTTATGGTGTATTATTATTGTATGCCAATAAACAATAAGACAAAGAGCTGTGATTAAAATGAGATATATTTTTTTGTACGGTGCTGTGTGAAATGTCCTTTTACTAGCACCTTACCAAATTGAAGTGTCTATATACATTTTCCCCTAAAGTCAAATTTTGTAGACTTTGACAAGTTTTCAGAAGAAAAACAAGAACACAATGACGAATATGTACCAGATGAAAAcatatttcatgatgaatctaatggtattgtaaATGTTGATATGTTTTTCTATAAGCGTTGTCGATGTTTACAAATGTTTGAATCTAGCAAAACTTGTATGCATTGTAGACTCAGCAACAACACATGCGAGGATGCTTATGGTGTGCCCGGTGCTCATCTTAGCATATTGTCCACCTGGAAATCATGTAAGTGCTGATGAGTGTGCATGTTATGTCACATTTCCCTAAACGGGTATGTGTATGTCACGTCATGAGCTCACGATTGCATCTAAATGACTAGAAGTGTCCACTATTGGGTTTTCCATCGAAGGTTAGCATGGGAGTTATAGTTTTCTAATCTAAGAACAACCAGTTGCGGTAATTTGACATAAGGCACCGTGAAGTTATGGTTTTGAGTAGTAATAAGCTCATCAGAAAAAAAAAAGCATAAACTAGTTGTATGTTCTAGTTTCACCACAGGACATACTCCTAGAGTAGAGTTTACCAAGAGAAATCTTATGGACCTGCCAAGATGGGATGCTACATGAGTAGTCACTTTGTGTCTCTCACTCAACAAGATGATATAGTTTTCTTTCTATGGTAGCCGGATGCATGTACTAGACAATAACAAACTTGTTCTCCATTGTCTATCCCTCTGAAACACATATGATGAGCAATGGTACCGACATTTAATTTAATTTTCCAAAACATGGGTTACAAGATATTTTCATCGTGTTCGACGTTCTTGATTGAATTATTTGATATTTAGGCATGTGCTCTTCACATAAGCTATAAATAGACCAATCTGGCCTAAAAACGGGGACTTGCATTCATAAGATTGGTCCGTTGTCCTACTTTGCAATAGTTTGATTACCCACCTCGTTGAAGAAGACCAACACTATTCAACAATTAATGACAAATTAAGATGTAGCAGGCATATGGATTATTCCACTGATAGAATTGTTATCAAAACAGGGCAATCTACTATTTCCAAATCAGGGGAATAATTCAAGGAGAAAATACTCCCTCTATCCTATAATATAGACGTTTTTTACACTAGCTTTTAGTGTAAAAACGTCttgtattatgggacagagggagtacaacggtTGCCAAGGTCAATTGTAATcagtttcctaattttctaaaatgCAAAAATAGTAACATATTTCATGACGAATCGATTGGTATTGTAAATGTTGATAAGTTTTTCTATAAGCTTTTTCGATGTTTACAAATGTTTGAATCTAGAAAAACTTGTATGCATCGTAATTTATCAAAGAGAGAGTAATTGTCTATCTAGCATTTGTGAACATCTCATTTATAGTTCCTCCTGATCAAATTATGTTTAGTTTTGTACTTACAGAGCAACAACGCGAGGGTGCTAATGGTGGGCCCGGTGTCCATCTTAGCATAATCTCCCTGTGGCAATCATAACAGTTTAATAGCATGCAGACCAACAACCTACTAGCAAATTACTACAACGACGAGCACCAGGGAAAAGGCACAAGC contains:
- the LOC119278733 gene encoding phospholipase A1-Igamma1, chloroplastic-like yields the protein MSTMSCSSNLSLNARALPGSAAASRSVPLAGRLTLPQGPSAGTRGAHGCRPRRLSHVTSAVSTDQVEPVKQEKAESFVGDMERGTLAEESGRSDGELTSRWREMHGCNDWDGLLDPIDRTLRGELIRYGEFSQACYDSFDYDRYSRYAGTCKYAQESFFKDVGLAGVGYEVARYLYATSHARFPSFGVKKHNPSDDRMWSETGTFIGFIAVSTDEETARIGRRDIAVAWRGTVTKLEWIADVTAFLKPVGQFGLPCPDPSVKVEEGFAELYTSKNPDCKYCKYSAREQVLAEVRKLVERYTAQGEEVSVTVTGHSLGAALAVLCAYDIAETRVNVSTTGAKAPVCVFSYSGPRVGNPMFRERFEGELGVKALRILNVHDSVPKVPGIFTEAVLPMPLLRVAGALGLPSVYSHIGVELALDHKLSPFLKDVFDLACYHNLEAHLHLLDGYQGRGKEFKLGGRDPALVNKAADFLMDEHMVPDGWRQELNKGMVRTEDGRWMLPHRPRNVEEHPEDTDLHLAELGLAAAVTAKATAAATANV